ACCAAAGTTTTGGTAGCGTACAGATTAGTTAAACACGGGTTGTTTGAAAAGATTTTGAAGTTAAGCTATGCAGTGACTTGTTATTAGGGTCGGGTTCATACCTCATAGGTTACCATTTTTACATCTTGCGTACAAGAGATTGGTATAGTGAATTATGAAATCACCAATCTAATTAAGTGGAGGAAGAATTTTAGCAACATTGTGCTCATAATCTTTTGTAGTGGACCTGTTAGATGTACTGCCTTGGGGTGGAGATTGCTTTAGGATATCTTTTTCTTCACAGTTTAatttttgataataagtttatGAATTGTTCGCTTCCGTCATTTCTTTTGCCTGCAATAGCATGGATACCTTGACTTCTGACGGTACAAGTAAACTCAGGATGCTTGTTAGCTATTACTCCATTTGTTCCACGATAAGTGAATTCTtagagtattttttattatttaaaataagtgCAAgatgttggaatttttttttcaaatttaccttctattaaatgtgcattgggagtgatgtatcattattaagattttgaaatttaaaaaagggtaaaaataaaaaaacatgataaatttatatctttgtttttttttttctttacatgtgtgtcaaaatcaaacaattaacttattatgaaatggagggaaTAGCAAGGTTATAACACTTACAAAATCATGGATGCTAATTGTGATGTTTACAATTTTTTACCTAGCGACATTAGAACGTTCtcaattttttgtcataaaaCCAATGTATGCTTTTCACTTATTATATGGCCCGTGCTGGCACGGGTTCTTCCATTTAGTTCTTTAGtaaaagagtaaatacataattacaccactgatcttgtccgagttttgcaaaaagacacctaaactttaacttcgacctattacctcacgattcttctttattttgttgcAAATACATCATTTTTTGCTGAATTTCAGTCACAATAAAGAGAGTGAATGcacgcaccaatcaggtgctgccacatgtcaaatattttaaatttcatattttatttatttttttaataaattttttcctttttatttaatttatcacctccttcccccaccccaccccgcaTCCAACAGCTCCCCCCACGCGTCCAGGTCAACAAcgcccccccaccccaccccctgcGTCTAGTTTCCTCCATTAAAATAGAGCTTAAAGCTCCTGTACAATTTTcattttaatggagctttaagctccatttttATTAATGACCCCACCTCACCTCCCCACCCCTACCTCGTCCAATACCTCCCTCCCCCATTCCCGTCCAGTTCCCTCAATTAAAATAGagcttaaagctccattaaaatggaggTTGTAcatcaaatttcttttttaaaattatggtgataatgatgttgttgttgttgctttaattgatgttgttgtcattgtaattgatgttgttgttgtaattgttgttgttgttgagttatggtcatgaagaagaagttggggaagaagacaatggtggATGAGTGGGGTTGCGGAGGTGGCGTGAGGGGGgtgttatgaaataattttaaaaaattaaataaatattaatttttttaaaaaatatatataaattatatattaaattatttacacgtgACAACTtctaattggtcaaaaaagtcattttTTGTCTTTTCACGCGCTATATACGTAGAGAATCAAAATGATATATTTACAACGAAATAAAAAGATTCGTGAATAATAAATCGAAGTTAAAATTTAGATGTCTCTTTGAAAATTTCGAACAACCTTTAATCCGCACCCTACGACACCAGCATAATGGAAGACCTGCCCCGCCACTCCCCGCTTAAAACAAAATCCGACTCACTCCGTTGTCGTCATCCCTAATTAGGGAGTTTATGTTGAGTGTTGATTAATTTAAGCAAATATGACCATCAAACGGATTTCATTCGTGACCCGGCCAAAAAGATTGATTTTGCTAGATTTATTTGTTACACAAACAAGCATGACTTGATTATTGATTTTGCttgatttatttgttatgttACACAAACAAGCATGAcataattattgatttatttgttacaCAAACAAGCATGACTCAATTATTGATTTTGCCAGATTTATTTGTTACAcaaatatagtaataataatactgtatagcATCAATAACCACAAAACCATTCCAAGCAAATTATTAGTAATCGCTGTATGAATCCTAAAAGGATTGTGGATTATCAATCATCAAAGTGGATATACTTTTACAACTGGGATCAATCAATCGGTTCAATCCTTTTTACACCCATTTTTTTCAGCAAAAGAGCAGCAGTGGAAAACTGTCAAGGGACATTGAGGAGAAATCAACTTGAGAGAGAGCCTAGCAGTATCCTCTTGCCTTACATTAGCGGTCTCCTTCTCCACCAAAGCTGCCGCCACAATCCGTTCATATCCACCCCCTCCTCCGGCCACAAAGGCCACCAATGCCGCTTGCACTGGCCCTAAACTTGGATTATAAGCAGCAGATTCCACATAAGAACCTTTATAAATCTTCCCATCACAATCCATGATTGCCACCCCTGATGGACAACCACTATAAGGTGCATGTGAATTGTTAGCAGCTTCCAAAGCTGCAATTTTTACAAGGGTCGAATTCAGAACGCCATTCACTCTCTTAGATTGGGGATCTGAAAACCCATTGCACAGATCTCCTCCATCACGATCATGATCCAACAGGGATAAACCGTTATTATGACGCTCGAGGAGCAAAGGAGTTTCGTCATCCAGGAGATCGAATGGACCAAATGGGTTGGGCAGGATTGCACGCAATGGTTCGAAAGTGACGTCGTTTTGATGATGTTGAGATGTGATATGGATTTGGAGAGAGCAAGGGTTTCGGAGTTCTTGAAGGAACTGTCGGCAGTGGCCGCAGGGGGCAGCGGAGACGGCGAATGCGAGGAGGCCGGGGCAGTGGTGGACAGCGAGGTTGGTGAGGAGAAACTGCTCAGCGTGGACGGAGTGATTAAGTGGTAGGCCAGGAAATTCGAGGTTAACACCGAGGAAGAGACGGCCGTCAGAGCCGAGGCCAACGGCGCCGACGTGGTAATTGGAGATGGGTGGCCGGGCAAGGCTCTGGGCTGGTTCAACCAACACAGGGAGAAGGTGCCGGACAGAGGGCAGCCCCAGTTTCTGGGAAATCGACTCTGCCTCCGAGGCTTCCACCacaaattttagttttagttgatCCATTGTCTCTAATGCAGCaatctcttttcctttttctctatGTTTGTTTTTTGTGAGAAGAGATTAAAGGGGGTGGGTTACACGTTGTTGACCTTGTGGCTATGGCACGTTGTAAAGATATGACACGGAGTTAAGGTCACTCTTTCTATTTCTTGCCTTCTCTATTTATCTTGCGAGAGATGTATGCGATCAGTGTAGTACTACCCAATTTTGTATCTGATCTCTGATTTTGTTGGAAGCGCTACCCTCAAAATAAGTTCAGTAACGTGCGATTCAAATTAATTGAGACTCCAATAAAAATACCAAACAGTagatgaaaaatccaaaaaaattatacttcAACATGCTCGACCCTCACAAAAATGACTATGCATCATGGGCTTGATTTCTTTTGATAAGCCAGAAATGtgaaataaattaggaaaaattacagaaactagcaccGTTAacattataattacaataaatagtaatactttttaaaaattacaacttatagcaaaagtaacaatattttacccacttcgtagtaatagaagaatatgtatttttcagttgtgcatatgtatttatgagtaatacatatatatttgtatatgtatttatatagcaacattttacttaaatacaaatacaatttgttatttttcgtaattatgaaactgttgctataaaagtgaTAATTAAGAATAGAGAATTTCTATTTCCGAAATTTTcccaataaattattaataagtgACAAACAAGACTTTCGATCCAACAACTCTTGTTTTGTTTGTTCTCATCTTCTGTTATGAGCCACACACAtacttttatcaatatttttacaTCCCACGTTGCGGAAGGGAgacttatatttatttaatattttaaaattacaagtaAAAAACAAATTACTGATCTTGAAATGAGTAGTCTTTGCTATgagaattgaaagaaattttatttggatTGTAGTGTAGTGGTGGAATTACTTCATCCTTAACTAGAGGTCTCGTATTCGAACCTAGACTTTTGTAGTGGAAGAGGTGTTATGGCCAATTACATCAATTTTAGTTGATGCAATTCTTACTTGTACAATGGCACCATAATTGTTTTGTCACAGTCGATCCGCACAATGAAAAACTCACTTCGAAATGAACACAATTCATAAATCAGTCAAACTAGCGTATTCGACAGGGAATAAACAGTGTAAAAACTTTTGAATGTAATTATTCACACAGGCAAATGAACCCATGCTAGTATAGTTTCAAATGAACTAAAATCCCTTACCGACATGTgcagtttcctttttttttttcttgattaggTAAACCTTAATCACAAGGTCAAAGTCGGCCATACACGAgaagtatataaaaaaaaataaagaacctaTAACATGAAGTGATTCTCTAACAAAAGCAACCAATCATTTATACGATCGAGCACTACATAGATGCaccaaaattaaataagggaCCGGAGGCTACTCCTCAACTGGCCAAAAGTCAATTCTACCCTTAAAAAGCCCTCCTATTTCTCTCCCCAGTCCACATCAAAGCTACAGGAACAATATTCCAAGCCCTGCATTTTCTCCTGCTGCTTCTACATTTCTTTCACAGTACTAGACATCACCAAAGAAATACTAAACCAGCTAAACATATCCCACCATTCCCGTGGTCAGGTTGCAATGTAATAGAAGATGATCGACCTCTAAACCCGTCTCGTTGCATAAGTAACACCAGCTAATGCatatgacctttttttttttttttgaaactttccgCTATCAAAATCACCCCTCAAGCAGCTAACCAAGAGAAAAAATGTTTCTTCCTCTGCACCATAGGAATCCAAATTGACGTTACGGAGAAAGCCTCCACCTCCCTCACCAAGAACTTCTCATAGAAGGACTTGACAGAAAAAACTCAATTACTCCCCAATTTTCATTTCAAAGTATCGAATCGATCGACTGGATCGTGATGCTGATAAATTAGAGATAGCAACCTTTGAAACTTATTAACCTCCCAGTCTTGAAAATTCCTCCTAAACCTCAAATCTCACAACATTTCTTCCCCTTGTAAACCTCTAGTATAATGGACTACCGCCTCCCTCTGACAAGAAATCCTATAGAAACTCGGAAACTCATCTTTTAGTACCAATCTCCACAGCATTTGGTTTTCCAACATAGACTATTGATGGGTATTTATACAAATTGAGCATGATACTTGTTAGGATAGAGAATTTCGGATAGTGTAAAATTAAACAAAGTAATCGTTTGAAGACGATAACAAAGACGATAATAACgataaattgagaaaataaaggagaCACAAATTTAATGTGGTTTGGTCAACTTGACCTACGCCCACAATCAAAAGGAGGAGCAACTTTAATAAACACCAACGGAACAAAAAGAGAGTGCAAAAAcacaaaagagagtacaaaattagagtaattaaataCTCTAATAGCCAAATACCCAAAAGAATAACCTCACAAAGATCACTAAGAGGTTCACTCAAAGTATTTCCCAACACAACTCTCTCACAAATACACAAATACTctctacaaagaagaaaacaaacacaactaAATCTTCTCAAATGTTGGTGTTCTTCTCTAAATGGTGTGTTCTAAAGAGAGGTGGagatgcctctatttataggcaCAAAACAAACCTACGTTGATGTCATCAATGACATCAACACACTACTTTGCCAACCAAATTTGACAAGAAAACAAATTGCATGCAATGTTGGACTTTGACAAGAAACAAATTGCATGCAATGTTGGACTAGCCAACCAAATTTGTCAAAACCAACAAATGATCTTGCAAGTGCTTGGTAGCAACTTTGTTTGAACAAGTGTGAAtccaagaaacaaacaaaaggCCACATCACAAATCTCCACCTTGGCCTGAGTTtgtttaatatagtaaatttgCTCCACCTTCTTCAAAAAGCCTCAAAGGGCTTTCAAAATTCCATGACGTCAAAATCAGATGAGTCTCCATTTGAGATTGAAACAGTAGCAACATCTGTAATAGTATATCCCAACAGTGTGTACAACGTCCCAGATTTGCGTGCCTTCATAACCACAAGACCACCTCGAGAGACTTCAAGAACTCCACATTTACCCGTGTATTTGCAGCCAAGAGATTCTAGAGTGCCTAAAGAGATGAGATTTTTCTTCAACTTAGGAACACATCTAATATTTCTGAGAGTTCTTACAATACCATCATACATTTTAATTCGGACTGTACCTGTTCCAACAATTTTGCGAGCAACATTATTGCCTACCAAGACAACTCCACCTTTAGCAGGATCATATGTAGAAAACAAGTCCTTGTTAGGACACATGAAATGAACAAGCCGAATCTAAAATCCACTCATTGTTAAAACAAGAAATATTTTCGGTTACTAAAAATATTGCTCCTTCAATCTCATCAGCAACAACACTTTCTTCAACGGTGTCGGAATCCCCGTGctcatttttctttactttttcctTGTTTTGCAACTTAGGACAATTAAACTTGATGTGGCCTTTTTTATGACAATAATAACACACTGAATTACTAAATCTAGACTTTTCATTAGATCTACTCCTGACAAATAAATTGGATGCCTGATTTCCACTACCTTACTCGGTAATATCTCTATCTATCTGATCTTTAGATTTCAGCATagatttgatttttctataaGAGATAGTTTCTTTCCCATAAAGTATAGTATCTCTAAAATTCTTAAAGGAATGGGGTAGGGAACATATTAGCAAAACAGCTTGATCTTCTTCCTCAATCTTGACATCTATATTACTTAAATCCATAAGAATAGAATCAAAGACATCAAGATATGACAGTATGGAAGTATTTTCATCCATACGAATTGTATAAAGCTTTTGCTTCAAGTAGAGTCTATTCCCTACCGTCGTTTTCATATACAGTTTTTTCAACTTTTCCCACATGTCTTGGGCAGTGGTTTTCGAAGCTACTTCACGTAATACATCATCAGAGAGATTTAGTATAATACTAGATCTCGCCTTTTTATCAACGCTATCAAACTCCTCGTCTGtcattttttctgaaattttctccTTTCCTTGCAGCACCATATCTGAACCATCCTGAATTAGGATAGCTTTCATTTTCAACTGCCACTTACCAAAGTTTGCACTTCGGTCAAATCTCTCAACATAAATCTTTGTAATCGTCATGGTGACTACTAAGACAAAATCAGGATTAACCtcgctctgatactaatttgttaGGATCGAGAATCTCAGATAGTGCGAAATTAAATAAAGTAATCGTTTGAAGACGATAAcaaagatgataataatgataagttgagaaaataaaggagGCACAAATTTAATATGGTTCGGTCAACTTGACCTACGTCCACAACCAAAAGGAGGAGCAACTTTAATAAACACCAACGGAACAAAAAGAGAGTGCAAAGACACAAAAGAGAAtacaaaattagagtaattaaataCTCTAATAGCCCAAATACCCAAAAGAATAACCTCACAAAGATCACTAACAGGTTCACTCAAAGTATTTTCCAACACAACTCTCTCACAAATACACAAATACTctctacaaagaagaaaacaaacataACTAAATCTTCTCAAATGTTGGTGTTCTTCTCTAAATGGTGTGTTCTAAAGAGAGGTGGagatgcctctatttataggcaCAAAACAAACCTACGTTGATGTCATCAATGACATCAACACACTACTTTGCCAACCAAATTTGACAAGAAAACAAATTGCATGTAATGTTGGACTAGCCAACCAAATTTGACATGAAACAAATAATCTTGCAAGTGCTTGGTAGCAACTTTGTTTGACCAAGTGTGAAtccaagaaacaaacaaaacgTCAAATTACAATACTCTATATATACTCCTATAGTGCACCATCATAGAAAGAAAAGAACATATTAGAAGCATTTAAAAAATGTTGAACATTTTTGCTGCTTATTACCTTGGACTGGAAATCCGCCAACATACAATCATGCACTTTCTTCATAAAACACATTTTTAAGCTAGCCAAGGACCAATACCAAGATATGTTATCTCTATATTCTTCTCCGCCTAATTAACACGTCATGTTGTAAAGACGAAGATAAACTTACAGAAATGAGGCATGAGTAAATTTGTTCTGCTCCAAGAAGACATACATTTTCCTTTTCACAGCAAATTTCAAATTTGCACTCTTTTCACTCTTTCCTGTCTAACTCCAAATGATTCTTGACTTAGAAGTGTTCTGCAATATTTCAATCTTTCACATATCTACCAAAAAGTGTTTATTGAGTCACCTGTGAATTATCAACGTTGATTCCAAAGCCAGAACCTTTTATCCATTTTGACGTATTCTGCAGATTtttgagccggggtctatcggaaacatgTAACAACAGCAAGAGATGAATTGGGTGACACAGTAGTTGTATTTCTGCAACCAGTGATTGGAGGAAAACCAGCCAATATATGCAGTACCAAGGAATCCAAATGGCATTGACATGCCAAAAAGTTCAACGTAACTCCAATTATTTATCAAAGAACACAGTAATACAAAAACAGGATTCTGACTAGGATTTAGTGAATTGGAGGAGGAATAGATGTATTGATCAAAGAGCACATTGGTCATTTTCCCTACTGCATGCATATTTCTCAAACGATAGTCATGAGGCTGGCTGTGTCCTAGGTCAAAATATCCAATATTTATTCAGTTTTGTCCTGCTAAACGATACATTTCCCCATTTGGAAAACAAAAGCAAAATTCAAGCATGCATGCACCAACTTCCTCATTCCTTCAAAATATGTTTTGTCTTGCTACTGAACAGCGTAAGAACAAGTTGATACACACTCAGAAAAAGGCCAGAACAAGATTTTTAGGGTCTCTCTCTTCTTCATGAGCTATAAAAGGGCAGCTGAATTAGAGTAGAGACCTCTTCATGATCATTGAAAGTTTCTTAATTAGTGATTTTAGGGGTTGCAAAGTCTATCTTTTATTCAATGAAAGATTTGCTTTGTGATGCGTGATATTGTAGGTCAACAAAGTATATAAGAAAAAaccaatatgcatgtgtaaccattttattgcatcataaaaatgagaataaaattaataaatgtaagaagaaaaaaaatatgcatgaataactattttatttactactatatatatatataaatgaaggtTGGGGTGATTAAATAACTATTTCGTGAATTCTGATCAGTTTGTTTTAAATTGCAGCTATTTGGTTGCAACtgtttttcagatttttttgacCACAATTATCCCCCCAAAATATTCTTTTCATATTATACTTGGTGCATTGACATCTATCGTTAGGAATATTTGAAATATACTAACAAATTTATGATAATAAAATGAACTTTTTTGTTCCAAAATGATTATATTTCTCACTGGATATGTTTTTTTCTCAGAATAGCAAGAGAAAACAAATACTTTTAAGGGGAAAATTCATCGATTAAGCTTCCAAAAAGTCAGGGAAGCTCGTGGTGATCCTGGGAGACAGAATTAGTTAGCAAGTTAAATTATCTTGCGATAAGTTGACATGATATTACTTTTCAGGTAAGTGTTTTAAGCCGGTTTATAGTCACTCTCCATGTGATACTCATTAGGATTCAGTGTTTTGTGtctttcaatatataaaatcTGTTTCAAGATAAGAATTATTGTATGAGAATTCAGGATATGAGTAGATTTTTAGATATACAAATGAAAATGGGGCATGCTCACATTTTAATAGATGCTCTAACTTTGGATACTTTTTTTAATCGAGGTACTTTGGTGCCTTAGAAGTGTAAGTGGAAGCACAGAATATTGGATTATGCAAATTCAAAACTTATATGGATATCAAATCATTGCTCGAGAATTGAAGTTTAGAGAGAGGTCagtcagatggaaattttgagtgATGTTTAAGTTGCTTTTTATATTGCATTAAATTTGGTTTTTCACAAGAGAACTAATTACACAAAACTCGATTGTCACGTTTTTGGAGAAAAGGAATCTAAGGAGACTTGAAATTTTGGAAGTTGAATATCTTGTAGATATATTTATCAAGCATCTTACCAATTCTTGAATCAATCACGCATCTGATAAGCTTGGTACATACGATTTATATGCACCAAAGTGAGGAGATCGAAGTGTATTGAGAGTTAAATATAGATTGTAGATAGTTATGTCTAGATATCTATCCTCTGAAAGTTTTCCATGCCGAAAATATGCAGTTATATTTTGTAAAAGTGTGCCTATAAAAGTAATAAGGATGTGGAATTAGTCTCCATACATTCTCTTACACTTATGcaaaacttatattttaaaaggGAAAGTTCTTGAAAATAAAATTCGAAATAATTATGCCCCTTGATTTCATTAGTTCAACAAGATGAGGACGTATAAATTGAAGTCCTTTGTCTCCACATGTTCCACCAAACATCACCAGTACCATTCTCACCTAAAAAATCAGTTTAATACATCAGCCGAACCATATTATATCAGGCCTTGAATGTTCCTCATAATAAATTTATAAGGAGATTCTTACTTTTTAAGAAATTGTACCCAAAAAGGTATCGAGGAAAAAAGTAGACGAATATAATAATTGTAATTTACCAGTGATagatgttgggttcgaaatcgagagggcgttatgcggaagcttaaagtttgcaaatcaagacggtgataattcagtagtttggccaattggcctacatattaaaaactaatattattaaaaaacatgaaaacaatGGAAAAGtctcccctaaacaagactcttttaagaactacattgtggatgctattgtgatATGGTATGAGaagtaagggtgtcaagtgggctggCCCGACCCGGCCCTTGTAACTAACCCGAcccggtttgacccggcccggtaagccctaggactttagggttccgggtcccgggccgattatttttttaaaatgggcccggcTGACCCGTcccggaccaagcccggtccaggctCGCTGGTTAACCGGCTCGGCCCGGATacctttttttaaagaaaaaaaaaatgagattttgggccaaactagccgtttttgggtccaaacggctaatttgggcccatttattaaaaaaaaaaattaactttaaaaaatattttttaatcccaaaaaaaattctataaataccctacaacttcaaatcatttttcacacaatttttcactctctcaaatctcattctctctcaaatctcaaatctcaattctcaattctcaaatattcaatatatttaatttcttaaagtggtcactttaattttttaatttttactttacaaagtacgagcgaaagtttctaaagtcgcaaccttcggatacttccaaaatttggtattgtcgttccatctcttacgtttaatttttatttattgtattaattgtttaatatttaattttattatatttgtgtattttgaatatttttagtttaatttaatttatattatggataaattaagaaacctcgctgctaaaggtgttaaaaaattttgtcccggaagcggtagtggtagtaaaaagcgaattactagcggtagaggtagttcaagtagtagatatacccgtgtgccttcgcctccggtaccacttggtacaccttttgaggaagaaataggtgtaggtactcacgatatggattatgtagaagctcaggaaaattacggtataaaagaagaaaataaagtggatgcggttaatttagacgaagataatgaaaatattgctacGACACCCgtagtaggagatgctaacgttagatctgaatcggttaatctccctccccatcCTCCCAGTAccccaaaacctcgtaaaagaactagtgttgcatgacaattttttgaacgtatatcagatattgaggtgtaatgcaatatttgtcaacaaatatataagcatagaaatggaggcaagcaagggggtacgggtacgttaatgagacatatagctgaagatcaaaAAAGAGAGTTGactattgcacaaggtggtggggatgttagtgggccaacgcaaactagaatggacccagcaatcggtcacgtagcgaagaagtataataaattgagggaccgggaagaaataactaaatggtagctgtgggttgtttgccttttagttttccttcttctgatgcctttattcgttatatacaggcaatttataatcctatgtttaacggtattcctagaactacttgtcggtctgatatttttagactccacttacaatattgtttttatttatcaacattgttaaaaaatattggtcgtgctgtaaataaaaatgattatttaactgttacttgtcattggatggatattaatttcgtgatgcaaaaacgtattcttgcctttttgtatgatgaagatcgtaaacgtACTGGataatttattgttgattctattgttaaaattgccggatattatggtatcgaaaataaaatcttatgtattgcttttgataatgcttctaacaacaagactgctataacaaaaataaaatctacgctatctccgcccttgcctgaaatttttcatattaagtgttcatgtcatatatataatttaattgtaaaagatggtcttgagttttttgagctttatattgaaaaaattcgtcttggcattggttttattcaaggaaataatcgtagatcgagaattagagaatttaaagttaaatgtcaagaaaatggacttacactgattttgatgcctgaggaaattgatactagatgaaattctgcgtatgaatttttaaaaacttgttataaatatggaatttctattacactagcttttaaccaacattgaggttcatttgttgattctgctgattgcatgctacataattctgattgggttgtaattaatgatattattaagtttttagaaataatttatgtagctacggttgaatttttcggtgcttattatcctactgtttgtaatattttgacatatattgccgatatttctggtttgctcaaagaatataaaaataacgaaggttataaagaagctgttggcaccatgtttacaaaatttaaaaaatattttttcccgattccccctatttacttggttggtgctatgctaaatcagtgtataaaatacaataatatgtgtcactttagtactcttatttatactaacttagaaacaaatactaaccatgattctgaacaagtacaacctgatttgtggatggctacggctgatgcaaaggattacatagaaaaattatataatcactatgctgatttatttgatttagccgtacctataaatatcactccaactgtcgctcctcatcctcccg
The Capsicum annuum cultivar UCD-10X-F1 chromosome 6, UCD10Xv1.1, whole genome shotgun sequence DNA segment above includes these coding regions:
- the LOC107867064 gene encoding cytidine deaminase 1-like, with the protein product MDQLKLKFVVEASEAESISQKLGLPSVRHLLPVLVEPAQSLARPPISNYHVGAVGLGSDGRLFLGVNLEFPGLPLNHSVHAEQFLLTNLAVHHCPGLLAFAVSAAPCGHCRQFLQELRNPCSLQIHITSQHHQNDVTFEPLRAILPNPFGPFDLLDDETPLLLERHNNGLSLLDHDRDGGDLCNGFSDPQSKRVNGVLNSTLVKIAALEAANNSHAPYSGCPSGVAIMDCDGKIYKGSYVESAAYNPSLGPVQAALVAFVAGGGGGYERIVAAALVEKETANVRQEDTARLSLKLISPQCPLTVFHCCSFAEKNGCKKD